A stretch of DNA from Flavobacteriaceae bacterium MAR_2009_75:
AATGGAATGGCCAACAGGGCAAAATTATCAATACCCGTGGTCATACGCTGTGCGGCAGTGGTAGTAGCGGGTAGGTAGGCGATATTCAATATTAAGGTCAAGGTGGTAGAAATACCTATAGAATAGGCTACCGGCACCCCATAGGCCAATAAAGCGATAAAGCTTACAAAAAGTACGATAATGCTAATGGTCTCAATGCTCATCTTAAAAATTTTGTTTCTTGATATTGTAAATCGAAAAGAATATGATAATTAGCCCCGAAATGGGAACAATAGCATAGACCACCCCTAATGGTAGTTGCAACGCCGATGAAGTCTGACCTAGGGTTAAAGTGATATAAACTAAATTACCTCCGCCGATTACCATAATAATCAAGGCGAATAAGGCCATTAATATTTGAATGATTTTTTGACGTTTCACCTTTCTATCCGCAGGAAGTTTTGACAAAAGAAAATCCATTGATAAATGACCATCTTTACTACCATTGATATGAGCGGCACCTAAAACAGTCAACCAAATCAAAGAGAATCTGGCGAACTCTTCAGTGAACGAACTTGATTGGCCGACCACATAACGCGATACTACTTGCCATACGACATCGATAACCAGTAAGCCGAAAACTACAACTAAAAGGGCTTCTATTACCTTGTTCAGAGTGATATAGATTCTTTCCATTAATTTGCGTTTATCTTTTCGATGATGGGTTTTAGTTTAGGGTCTTCCAATAGTCTTTCCATAACGGGTCTTGACTTTGTAACAAAGGGTTCTTTATCGGGGTAGATAAATTCAACACCTTCCTCTTTCAACATTTTCATGTTTTCGGCGACCGTTTCTTTCCAAAACTGTTTTTGCTTTTCAACACTTTCATCCGCAGCCTCTTCAAGCCATCCTTTTTCTTCATCCGAAAGGGAATCCCAAAATTTTGTGCCGATAATGACCACATCGGGCACCATGGTATGCTCGTCAAAAATGTAATACTTACATACTTCAAAATGATTCGAACTTACGAATGAAGGTATATTATTTTCCGCGCCATCAACCACGTTCTGTTGTAGGGCAGTATACAATTCGCCGAATGACATGGGGGTTGCAGAGGCCCCTAAAGTATTGGCCATGTCAACCGACATTTGGTCGTTCTGAACCCTTATCTTGAGACCATCAAGGTCATCTGGAGAATTCACCGGTTTATCTTTGGTGTAAAAACTTCTGGCACCGGCATCATAAAAACAAATGCCACGTAATAAATACTCGGTTCCGCTTTCCAACAATTGTTTACCAACTTCACCCTCTAGATTTGCAAACAAGTGTTCATTGTCGCGAAATAAGTACGGTATGACCGTGATTTGATATTCAGGTGCAAAATTTGAAAGTGCAGAAGCACTTACCTTTGTCATTGCAATACTACCTATCTGCAATAGCTCAAGGGCTTCTCTTTCAGAACCCAATTGCCCATCAGGAAAAATCTTAATCTGTAATTTGCCCTCAGATTTTTCATTCAGTGATTCTTGCATGGCCAAAATACCCTTATGTACAGGGTGGGAGGTTGGCAGGGAATGGGCAAAGAAAAGTATCTTCTCGTCGCTTACTGTCGAGCAAGAATAAAAAGTCATCGCCAACGATATAGTTATCATCAGCAAAAAGCACTTTTTCAATACCACAGGTTTTAAAAATTGTTTCATTCGTTGTCTGTTTCTAAGGCTTCGGATTATTTTAGGGTCGATTACTACGTTCTAGACCCCATCCTACAAACTAAACCAATATTAGTATTTAGATATTTTTGCATTCACGAAAATCGATTAGAAATCGAAATACTTTTTTGCATTGTTGTAGCAAATATTTTGAACGATTTTACCGATCCACTCCATATCATTTGGCAATTCACCGTTTCTGATATCTTCACCGAACAGGTTGCACAGAATACGACGAAAATATTCATGACGCGGAAAAGACAAAAAACTCCTTGAGTCGGTCAGCATACCGATAAAGCAACTGATCAACCCCATGTTCGAAAGGGTATTTATTTGCTCGGTCATACCGTCTTTCTGATCTAAGAACCACCAACCTGATCCCCATTGTACCTTGCCCCTAACGCTTCCATCATTAAAGTTGCCGATCATGGTCGCCATCATTGCGTTATCACCAGGGTTCAGGTTATACAATATTGTTTTTGTGAGTTTATCTTTGCCATCTAAGGTATCTAAAAACTTAGATAGGCTCTGGGCTTGAGGATAATCACCGATAGAGTCCCACCCGGTATCCGGTCCCAATACGCTCAACATTCTTTTGTTATTGTTTCGCAACGCGCCCAAATGAAATTGTTGCACCCAACCGAACTCATGATAGGTTTCGGATAGATAAAGCATCAATGCGCTTTGAAATTTTGCATTCTCAACTTCCGAAATGGTTTGCCCCTCTCTTCTCTTTTTGAAAATAGCCTTGATTTCATTCTCGGTAAAATTTTCTGCATACAAATGTGCCAAACCATGATCGCATAAGCGACATCCGTTTTCATGAAAATATTCAATTCGATTTCTTAGGGCCGAACACAGCTGGTCATAAGTCGAAATGGTACTGTTACTGACTTTTTCTAGACTGTCTAGGTAGCTATTGTAAGCGTCACTTGCAATTAATATGGCCTTGTCGGGCCTGAAGGCGGTACTTACCTTGGTGCCGAAAGTGCTTTTGCTCAATTGTTGGTGGTACTCTAGCGTATCGATAGGATCTTCCGTCGTACATAGGACCTCAACGTTCATTTTGGAAATGAGCTCTCTTGAACTGTATTCAGGAGTTCTTAATTTTTCAGAGGCATTCTCAAAAACAGTATCCGCATTTTTATCCGATAATAAATCATCGATGCCAAAATAGCGGGAAAGTTCCATATGCGTCCAATGGTATAACGGATTTCGCATAGTATATGGTACAGTATGCGCCCATTTAGAAAACTTCTCTTTATTCGAGGCATCACCGGTTATATACTTTTCATCTATACCTAAAGTTCGCATAGCTCGCCACTTGTAATGGTCACCATCTATCCATGCCGCCGTAATGGAATCGAAGACCGTATTTTCCGCTAATGCTTTTGGCGATAAATGGTTATGGTAATCGATTACAGGCATGTTCGCAGCGTAGCTATGATATAGCTCTTGGGCATATTTACTTTCCAATAAAAAATTATCGTTGATGAGTTTGGTATCTGTTGCCATTTTTAAACTTATGAGCTCTAGTAATTTAGAATAAAAGATTTATTTGCCTTGCAATTAGTAAATCTGCAAGGTTTTAAAAATAGGTTTCTATTTGCGTTTAAGCAAGAAAAAAGATAAAGAATACAATCGTTGCCCATATCGTATTATACTTGAATAAAAATTGGATTCTTGAGACGTTTTTAAGAAAACTATAACGTCAGGTTTTTTTCTATTACTGAGCTGCGAGGTACATTGAACAAAAATATTCTTATGAAAGAACTAAAAGATAAAGTAGCATATATTACAGGAGGGTCAAAAGGTATCGGCTATGCCGTTGCCGAAAAATTGTTGGCCTCGGGAATGAAAGTTGCCATAAGCGGTCGAACATTACAAACGGTACGCAAAGCAGCAGATCAACTGGGCGACGAGAGCCAAGTAATCGGTCTTGCCTCTGATGTTTCAAAATTGCGTGATGAAGAAGAGGCCGTCAAAAAGATTATTGATAAATGGGGAAAAATAGACTTGGTTTTGGCCAATGCAGGACTTGGAAATTTCGCCCCAATCGATGAAATGACCGAAACCCAATGGCATCAAATGATCAATACCAATCTAAATGGTGTTTTTCATACGCTAAAGGCTTCAGTTGATGCCTTGAAAAAATCAAAAGGGTATTACATGACATTGGCGAGTCTCGCAGGCACGAATTTCTTTGCTTCTGGTGCTGGTTACAATGCCACCAAATTCGGAGTGGTCGGTTTCACCCAAGCTGCAATGCTAGACCTTAGAAAGTATGATATAAAGGTTTCTACTATCATGCCGGGTTCTGTTGCCACTCACTTTAATGGAAACGAACCTGATGATAAAGACGCTTGGAAAATTCAACCTGAAGATATTGGTGAACTAGTGGTCGACTTATTGAAAATGCACCCTCGAACGTTACCAAGTAAAATTGAGGTTCGACCCAGCAGACCTGATAAAAAATAGAAGTATTCAAATTGAAAAAGGCCCGAAGACATTTTATTTTTCGGGCTTTCTTTTTATACGGATTAAACCTCTTTTTCTTCAAAAGCACTATAAGGGTTACAAATTTCCAGAATCAAGGCCTTTAATTCATTAAAGAATAGGGCCAAGGTCTCTTGCGTTATTTGATAATCTTTCTTTCGGCTCATTTTTGCTTCTTTAGTTGCAAAACGTAGAAGTCCGGAGCTTAAATTTTTAAAGGTAAAAATACCTGACTCAATCGTTTCGATAGGTTGTTGTGCATTATACATTACGGCATAGCAGAGCAGTTGAAATGCCTTACTGTATTCATATTCGGAAGCAATCTCGACCCAATCAACAATTTCTACCTGCGATTGATTTACTCTACCAGTTTTATAATCAATAATACGTACCGTACCGTCATATGAATCGACGCGGTCAAGTTTTCCTTTTAATTGAACCGGAAACTCCAGTTCCGGTATTTGAAGTTGAACTTTGAGATTTTGCTCAAGAGCGATAATCTTTATTTCATGCGCTTCGGCTTCCTTTATTTCTAAATCGATAAAGTTCTCAATATAACGCACGATTACATGATATGCGATCAAGTTTTTACCTTGACTAATATCTCCCTCTAAATAAGACTTTGAAAAGTGTTGTTTCACCAACTTAATTATATTGCCCTTAGCTTCGGTCAAGTTCTTCTCAGTAAGAATCTGACCTACCAATGGCGTATAAATATCTTCTAGGGTGTCATGAACAATGGTGCCAAAAGTGTTGGCCGCAATGGTCTCCTCAACCTCTAGAACATCATCAATTCCCAAAAGATTACGCTTGTAGAAATCAATGGGGTTTCTAATATAATTGCTTAAGGAAGTTGGTGAAAAACCTCTGGACGCATGAGCTTTGATCAACGAGAGTAGATGCTCGTCTTTTTCAATGATTTCAATCGATTTTCTTACCGGGTTTATCTCAGGTGCCGCAATTTTTTCTCTTATATCGGGGTGTTTATTTTCATCGGTGAGCAATTGACTTATCAAACGACTTTTCTCACCACCTTCTAGCACATCGGACTCTGTATTATACAGAAGGTAAATATTCTTTGCACGCTGTAACAGTCGATAGAAGTGATAGGTGTAGACAGCATCTTTTTCTTTATAGGTGGGCAGACCTAAACGAACTTTTAAATCAAATGGAATAAAAGAGTTGTTCGATTTGCCCGAGGGAAGTATTCCTTCATTAACCGAAGTAAGAATAACCGTCTCAAAATCTAAATTTCTGCTCTCTAACATTCCCATAATTTGAAGCCCCTCTAGTGGCTCACCCTGAAAGTCTAGCGATTCTGCGCT
This window harbors:
- a CDS encoding TRAP-type C4-dicarboxylate transport system permease small subunit; the protein is MERIYITLNKVIEALLVVVFGLLVIDVVWQVVSRYVVGQSSSFTEEFARFSLIWLTVLGAAHINGSKDGHLSMDFLLSKLPADRKVKRQKIIQILMALFALIIMVIGGGNLVYITLTLGQTSSALQLPLGVVYAIVPISGLIIIFFSIYNIKKQNF
- a CDS encoding tripartite ATP-independent transporter DctP family solute receptor codes for the protein MTFYSCSTVSDEKILFFAHSLPTSHPVHKGILAMQESLNEKSEGKLQIKIFPDGQLGSEREALELLQIGSIAMTKVSASALSNFAPEYQITVIPYLFRDNEHLFANLEGEVGKQLLESGTEYLLRGICFYDAGARSFYTKDKPVNSPDDLDGLKIRVQNDQMSVDMANTLGASATPMSFGELYTALQQNVVDGAENNIPSFVSSNHFEVCKYYIFDEHTMVPDVVIIGTKFWDSLSDEEKGWLEEAADESVEKQKQFWKETVAENMKMLKEEGVEFIYPDKEPFVTKSRPVMERLLEDPKLKPIIEKINAN
- a CDS encoding D-glucuronate isomerase, encoding MATDTKLINDNFLLESKYAQELYHSYAANMPVIDYHNHLSPKALAENTVFDSITAAWIDGDHYKWRAMRTLGIDEKYITGDASNKEKFSKWAHTVPYTMRNPLYHWTHMELSRYFGIDDLLSDKNADTVFENASEKLRTPEYSSRELISKMNVEVLCTTEDPIDTLEYHQQLSKSTFGTKVSTAFRPDKAILIASDAYNSYLDSLEKVSNSTISTYDQLCSALRNRIEYFHENGCRLCDHGLAHLYAENFTENEIKAIFKKRREGQTISEVENAKFQSALMLYLSETYHEFGWVQQFHLGALRNNNKRMLSVLGPDTGWDSIGDYPQAQSLSKFLDTLDGKDKLTKTILYNLNPGDNAMMATMIGNFNDGSVRGKVQWGSGWWFLDQKDGMTEQINTLSNMGLISCFIGMLTDSRSFLSFPRHEYFRRILCNLFGEDIRNGELPNDMEWIGKIVQNICYNNAKKYFDF
- a CDS encoding NADP-dependent 3-hydroxy acid dehydrogenase YdfG; translated protein: MKELKDKVAYITGGSKGIGYAVAEKLLASGMKVAISGRTLQTVRKAADQLGDESQVIGLASDVSKLRDEEEAVKKIIDKWGKIDLVLANAGLGNFAPIDEMTETQWHQMINTNLNGVFHTLKASVDALKKSKGYYMTLASLAGTNFFASGAGYNATKFGVVGFTQAAMLDLRKYDIKVSTIMPGSVATHFNGNEPDDKDAWKIQPEDIGELVVDLLKMHPRTLPSKIEVRPSRPDKK